The following proteins are encoded in a genomic region of Mahella australiensis 50-1 BON:
- a CDS encoding glycoside hydrolase family 5 protein: protein MKKSIILYIIVLSLIFMTACNDGNTERSVFGMRRGINIGNALEAPNEGEWGVTVKDEYFKIIKDAGFDTVRIPIKWSAHAMADPPYTIDKAFFDRIDHLVNQSLEQKLCTIINIHHFDELVKDPEAQKERFLSIWQQIAEHYKNYPDKLYFEILNEPNGALDQYWNDYLAEAVEVIRKSNPDRILIAGPGNWNGISALENFEIPEDDKNIIVTFHYYNPFWFTHQGAEWVNPSPPVGKEWEGTDDQKQFIEDEILKAVDWAKEHNRQLFMGEFGAYSKADMESRAKWTSFVARTAEKYDIAWAYWEFCSGFGAYDPVLNQWREPLLQALVPSE from the coding sequence ATGAAAAAGAGTATAATCTTATATATAATCGTTTTATCGCTTATTTTTATGACGGCCTGTAACGATGGTAATACAGAAAGGAGTGTATTCGGCATGAGGAGAGGCATAAATATAGGAAATGCCCTTGAGGCCCCTAATGAAGGAGAATGGGGTGTCACTGTAAAGGATGAATATTTTAAAATAATAAAGGACGCTGGATTTGATACGGTGAGAATACCTATAAAATGGTCAGCGCATGCTATGGCTGATCCACCATATACTATAGATAAGGCCTTCTTCGATAGGATAGACCATCTAGTAAATCAATCGCTTGAGCAAAAGCTCTGTACTATAATAAATATACATCATTTCGACGAGCTGGTTAAGGATCCGGAAGCCCAGAAAGAGCGGTTTTTAAGCATTTGGCAGCAGATAGCCGAGCATTATAAGAATTATCCGGATAAGCTTTATTTCGAAATTTTAAATGAGCCCAACGGAGCATTGGACCAATACTGGAACGATTACCTTGCAGAAGCGGTAGAGGTGATAAGAAAGAGCAACCCTGACAGGATACTGATAGCAGGGCCGGGGAATTGGAATGGTATATCAGCGTTGGAAAATTTCGAGATTCCAGAAGATGATAAAAATATTATAGTTACATTCCATTATTATAATCCATTTTGGTTTACACACCAGGGGGCAGAGTGGGTCAATCCATCCCCGCCTGTCGGCAAAGAATGGGAAGGAACCGATGACCAAAAGCAATTTATAGAGGATGAGATACTTAAGGCTGTCGACTGGGCAAAAGAGCATAACAGGCAGCTTTTCATGGGCGAGTTTGGAGCATACAGTAAAGCGGATATGGAATCGAGGGCAAAGTGGACGTCGTTCGTAGCCCGCACGGCAGAAAAATATGACATAGCATGGGCCTATTGGGAGTTCTGCTCGGGCTTTGGCGCATATGACCCCGTGCTTAACCAGTGGAGGGAACCGCTGCTGCAAGCATTGGTTCCGTCTGAATAA
- a CDS encoding glycoside hydrolase family 9 protein translates to MHPHHRPSEADGIEQPIPGMLTGGPNSGRQDHDAENKTPAGMPPAKCYIDDVGGYSTNEIAIYWNLPAVLVAAYFDK, encoded by the coding sequence ATGCATCCTCATCACAGGCCTTCTGAGGCTGACGGCATAGAACAACCAATACCTGGAATGCTGACTGGCGGACCAAACAGCGGAAGACAGGACCATGATGCGGAAAATAAAACACCTGCGGGTATGCCTCCAGCGAAATGCTATATAGATGACGTAGGCGGCTATTCGACGAATGAGATAGCTATATATTGGAATTTGCCTGCGGTTCTGGTAGCCGCATATTTTGATAAGTAG
- a CDS encoding endo-1,4-beta-xylanase, translated as MRKKIHGTIIVYCMFLTLLFTGCGSVPVKSNDQAKPNKDEEETDMIEEVPSLKEVYKDYFYIGAAISVDSVSKSPDKELIAKQFNIITPENAMKFEPIHPQDGIYNFEPADKIVEFAQRNDMKVIGHTLIWHNQTPDWVFKDADGNQVDRDVLLKRMEEHIKAVVGHYKGKVYGWDVVNEAIEDTAPYGLRDSMWKKIIGDDYIEWAFKFAHEADPDAELYYNDYNTETPGKREAIYNLVKSLKGKGIRIDAVGMQSHINIYYPSVQEIEESIKKFSSLGVKVNISELDMDLYKWDEKEDRYKDGVPDDILKLQADRYGEIFALYRNYKDVIGRVTFWGYYDGGSWLNDFPIKGRTNYPLLFDREFKPKPAFWNVAKFAQ; from the coding sequence ATGCGTAAGAAAATTCACGGTACTATTATAGTATATTGCATGTTTTTAACGCTTTTGTTTACTGGATGTGGCAGTGTACCTGTAAAAAGCAATGATCAAGCAAAACCCAATAAGGATGAGGAGGAAACAGATATGATAGAGGAAGTACCGTCATTAAAAGAGGTTTATAAAGACTATTTTTATATAGGCGCCGCTATAAGCGTTGATTCAGTGTCAAAAAGCCCTGATAAAGAGCTTATAGCCAAGCAGTTCAATATAATTACCCCAGAGAATGCTATGAAGTTTGAACCGATACATCCTCAGGATGGCATATATAATTTTGAACCGGCTGATAAAATCGTTGAATTTGCCCAGCGGAACGACATGAAGGTGATAGGCCATACGCTCATATGGCATAATCAGACGCCAGACTGGGTGTTTAAAGATGCGGATGGTAACCAGGTCGATCGCGATGTGCTCTTAAAGAGAATGGAAGAACATATAAAAGCAGTAGTGGGGCATTATAAAGGCAAAGTATATGGCTGGGATGTGGTGAATGAAGCTATAGAAGATACTGCCCCGTATGGTTTGAGAGATAGCATGTGGAAAAAGATTATAGGCGACGATTATATAGAATGGGCTTTCAAGTTTGCTCATGAGGCTGATCCGGATGCCGAGCTGTACTATAACGATTATAATACCGAGACGCCAGGTAAAAGAGAGGCGATATATAATCTTGTTAAAAGTCTTAAAGGAAAAGGTATCCGCATAGATGCCGTCGGTATGCAGTCCCATATAAATATATATTATCCCTCTGTGCAAGAAATAGAGGAATCCATAAAAAAATTCTCTTCGCTGGGCGTAAAGGTAAATATAAGTGAACTCGATATGGATCTATATAAATGGGATGAAAAAGAAGACAGGTATAAAGACGGCGTCCCTGACGATATATTGAAACTACAGGCCGATAGATATGGAGAGATATTCGCTTTGTATAGGAACTATAAGGATGTTATAGGACGGGTGACATTCTGGGGTTACTATGATGGTGGTTCATGGCTGAACGATTTCCCGATAAAAGGCAGGACCAATTATCCGTTACTTTTCGATAGAGAATTTAAGCCCAAGCCGGCTTTTTGGAATGTGGCGAAATTCGCGCAATAG
- a CDS encoding ABC transporter ATP-binding protein, which produces MRQLKEIFSNIKYIALIASKYERLYLPLLIAVSLIQGTLPFANIIIPKYIINELTGSKRVDHLLLLVLILVGINLILRITNEYISTIYIQVADDHLQNRVGMLMGYKIMDIDYNYLENPEIYDMKEKANRINNGVIKDIVAAASSILSNVITLVGIIYIMAKLNPLIMLLILGTVTISARSNMKTQKLFYTIQNLLIPINRRLSYLFRMINDFTYGKDIRLFNLAGWLTKKCEYYWHKTVLEMKPRMVKVAHTNSIAIIVRFIQEGIVYIYLGLRVIWANMTLGDFVMYQNAVRSFTDSLSAIASAFVAIYQNNMYVRDYRNFMALENRINVDRDDTVPLPDLSKPYEIEFKDVSFKYPGQNSYALKNLSLTIKSGQKLSIVGLNGAGKTTLVKLLIRLYDQCEGVVLLNGTDIRKFNYNDYLSQFTVVFQDFNIFAFSLKENIALTESEKCDDERLISAIEKSGLDEKVRSLEKGMDSQIYKIFDEHGIELSGGEKQKLALARALYRKSSIVVLDEPTSALDPLAEYDLYKRFADLTEGRTTLYISHRMSSSKFSDAVAVIKNGTMVEYGTHEELMRRNGDYTTMFEAQAQYYI; this is translated from the coding sequence GTGAGGCAACTAAAAGAGATATTTTCTAATATAAAATATATTGCCTTAATAGCAAGCAAATATGAAAGACTATATTTGCCTTTGCTAATTGCCGTGAGTTTGATTCAAGGAACACTGCCTTTTGCAAATATTATAATACCCAAATATATCATAAATGAACTGACTGGCTCAAAAAGAGTAGATCACTTGCTGCTTCTTGTGCTTATATTGGTGGGCATAAATCTTATATTAAGGATAACAAACGAATATATATCCACAATATATATACAAGTTGCCGACGATCACTTGCAGAACAGGGTAGGTATGCTTATGGGATATAAAATCATGGACATAGATTACAATTATCTGGAAAATCCCGAAATTTATGATATGAAAGAAAAGGCTAACCGCATAAATAACGGTGTTATAAAGGACATTGTTGCAGCAGCTTCATCTATACTTTCCAACGTGATCACTTTAGTCGGCATAATATATATAATGGCTAAATTAAATCCTCTTATTATGCTCCTTATACTAGGTACTGTGACTATTTCGGCCAGGTCGAATATGAAAACCCAAAAACTTTTTTATACGATACAGAATCTTTTAATTCCCATCAATAGGAGGCTTAGTTACCTATTCCGTATGATAAATGATTTCACTTATGGGAAAGACATAAGGCTGTTTAACTTGGCAGGATGGTTAACGAAAAAATGTGAATACTATTGGCATAAGACAGTATTAGAAATGAAGCCGAGGATGGTCAAGGTTGCTCATACGAACTCTATAGCAATAATAGTGAGATTTATACAGGAAGGTATCGTATACATATACCTTGGACTCAGAGTAATATGGGCAAATATGACACTGGGCGACTTCGTTATGTACCAGAATGCCGTCAGGAGTTTTACTGATTCATTGAGTGCGATAGCATCGGCATTTGTGGCCATATACCAGAATAATATGTACGTAAGGGATTACAGGAATTTTATGGCATTGGAAAATAGGATCAATGTCGATAGAGATGATACTGTGCCGTTACCTGATTTAAGCAAACCTTATGAAATAGAATTTAAGGACGTATCTTTTAAGTATCCTGGTCAAAATTCATATGCTCTCAAGAACCTGTCTCTGACGATAAAAAGCGGGCAAAAATTATCGATAGTTGGGCTGAATGGTGCAGGTAAGACTACGCTCGTTAAACTGTTAATACGCTTGTATGATCAATGCGAAGGCGTAGTTTTATTAAATGGCACAGATATAAGGAAGTTCAACTATAACGATTATCTTTCACAATTTACTGTGGTGTTTCAAGATTTTAATATATTTGCTTTCAGCTTAAAAGAGAACATAGCACTTACAGAAAGCGAAAAATGTGATGATGAACGCTTGATAAGCGCTATAGAAAAAAGCGGTCTTGACGAAAAGGTCAGAAGCCTTGAAAAAGGGATGGACTCGCAAATATATAAAATATTCGATGAACATGGGATAGAGCTATCGGGTGGAGAAAAGCAAAAGCTTGCATTGGCACGAGCACTATATAGGAAATCTTCTATTGTGGTATTGGATGAACCAACTAGTGCCTTGGACCCGTTGGCAGAGTATGATTTATATAAGCGCTTTGCTGATTTGACAGAAGGGCGAACCACACTCTACATCTCGCATAGGATGTCAAGCTCCAAGTTCTCTGATGCAGTGGCAGTTATAAAGAATGGCACAATGGTGGAATATGGAACACATGAAGAACTGATGCGCAGAAATGGCGATTATACTACAATGTTTGAAGCGCAGGCCCAATATTATATATGA
- a CDS encoding AraC family transcriptional regulator, with the protein MKADIDYIIPNISYMVYRKCTPEWHLATRSLDFYNLMILTEGQCVFAWKDGFAKLTKGYGVLIPPGTMHSAVTDPDDLMHCYAFNFRYHCACIENDEVTIYDYKDVPLPLDMVFKVTNLDRIVNILRELNDMWVHQRQGYKIKANGLFNVVIGELMGQHRLKGIAPAHIKRIENAVDYINEHYDTPITIADLAECAGLSPTYFEAEFKRIMGCTPIEYINNLRIDRSIELLLAGNYTIGEIAEKVGFSDIFYFSRVFKNKKGVSPTNYIKSS; encoded by the coding sequence GTGAAGGCTGATATCGATTATATAATACCGAACATATCATATATGGTGTACAGAAAGTGTACACCTGAATGGCATCTGGCCACGCGGAGCCTGGATTTTTATAATCTAATGATACTTACTGAAGGCCAGTGCGTGTTTGCGTGGAAAGATGGCTTTGCTAAGCTGACAAAGGGGTATGGTGTGCTTATACCACCCGGTACTATGCATTCCGCTGTTACGGATCCAGATGACCTTATGCACTGTTATGCATTTAACTTCCGTTATCACTGTGCTTGTATAGAAAACGATGAGGTTACCATATATGATTATAAAGATGTACCGCTTCCTTTAGACATGGTTTTTAAAGTAACCAACCTTGATAGAATTGTGAATATATTACGTGAACTGAATGACATGTGGGTTCATCAGAGGCAGGGCTATAAGATCAAGGCGAATGGCTTGTTCAATGTGGTAATTGGTGAACTTATGGGGCAGCATAGACTTAAAGGCATAGCTCCGGCCCACATAAAGCGTATAGAGAATGCTGTGGATTATATAAATGAGCATTATGATACGCCTATAACAATAGCTGATTTAGCGGAATGCGCAGGTCTGAGTCCCACGTACTTTGAAGCTGAATTTAAGCGTATTATGGGCTGTACGCCGATAGAGTACATAAATAATTTGAGAATAGATCGTTCTATAGAATTACTTTTGGCTGGGAACTATACCATTGGTGAAATAGCTGAAAAAGTGGGCTTTAGCGATATATTTTATTTCAGCCGCGTATTTAAAAATAAAAAAGGTGTGAGCCCGACTAATTATATAAAGTCATCATAA
- a CDS encoding uroporphyrinogen decarboxylase family protein — protein sequence MTSREIIKRVLEFKNPERIGYDFLSPHPSDIVWGGVSTGKATKWGKDPEILKLVPGFEGEVYMDEYGNIWGRLESITKGEVIRGALEDGWEGLDNYQLPDYSPLELYQPAKKRFEEQPDKYRLGGLPGFPFAIMRYIRRMENFLMDVLLYKEEVLRLNDMVVNMLLKVIDNYAAIGADGVTFAEDWGTQDRLLISPKTWRELFKPSFKVLVGRAHTHGMHVLMHSCGYIYDIIPDLIEVGIDALQLDQPELMGVERLGENFGGKVTFWSPVDIQKIMQTGNEQLIKEEAKKMIYYFGRYGGGFIAKDYPQWDAIGVKEEWAQWARDAFMNG from the coding sequence ATGACCAGCAGGGAAATAATAAAACGCGTGCTTGAATTTAAAAATCCTGAAAGGATAGGATATGATTTTTTATCGCCTCATCCCAGCGATATAGTTTGGGGAGGAGTAAGTACGGGAAAGGCCACTAAATGGGGCAAAGATCCTGAAATATTGAAGCTTGTGCCTGGTTTTGAGGGCGAGGTATACATGGATGAGTACGGCAATATATGGGGACGTCTGGAGAGTATTACCAAAGGAGAGGTTATACGCGGTGCTTTAGAGGATGGATGGGAAGGCTTAGATAATTATCAACTGCCCGATTATTCGCCGTTGGAACTCTATCAGCCCGCTAAAAAACGTTTTGAAGAGCAGCCGGATAAATACCGATTAGGAGGATTGCCTGGTTTTCCATTCGCTATAATGCGATACATAAGGCGCATGGAGAACTTCTTGATGGATGTATTATTATATAAAGAAGAAGTACTGCGTTTGAATGATATGGTGGTGAATATGCTGCTAAAAGTCATAGACAACTATGCTGCTATAGGAGCCGACGGAGTGACATTTGCAGAAGATTGGGGTACGCAGGATCGACTTCTTATAAGCCCTAAGACATGGCGCGAATTATTTAAGCCATCTTTTAAAGTTCTTGTGGGCAGGGCGCATACGCATGGTATGCACGTTTTGATGCATTCATGCGGTTATATATACGACATCATACCTGATCTCATAGAAGTCGGCATCGATGCGCTTCAGCTCGACCAACCTGAGTTAATGGGTGTTGAGCGCTTAGGAGAGAATTTCGGCGGCAAGGTTACATTTTGGTCACCTGTGGACATACAAAAAATCATGCAGACCGGTAATGAACAACTGATTAAAGAAGAGGCTAAGAAAATGATATATTACTTCGGCCGATATGGTGGGGGCTTTATAGCTAAAGATTATCCACAATGGGATGCTATAGGTGTCAAAGAAGAATGGGCGCAATGGGCCAGGGACGCCTTTATGAACGGTTGA
- a CDS encoding SDR family NAD(P)-dependent oxidoreductase — MSIGENLEKLFSLEGKIILLTGAAGGIGSALAKGLADAGGDMVLCDIAEERLSEVENDIKSKGNKAKSYKLDLLSMDSIKDCVRAVIKDYGKVDVLINCAGINKREGFLDVDEATYDRIMNINLKGLFFLTQEVVKHMIKEHSGNIINISSHNAVGMLGGCSVYGASKSGVAALTRSMAIEWAKHGIRANAIAPGHILTPLTTETWEHPERSRYLKERIAMERPGNPEELVGIAVMLASDASSYMTGTMVHVDGGCLAGGSPWPYNTKY; from the coding sequence ATGTCAATAGGGGAAAACTTGGAGAAATTATTTTCACTTGAGGGCAAGATAATTCTTTTAACAGGAGCTGCCGGAGGAATTGGCAGTGCATTGGCTAAAGGATTAGCTGATGCCGGTGGCGATATGGTGTTGTGCGATATCGCCGAGGAAAGGTTATCCGAGGTAGAAAATGATATAAAATCGAAGGGCAATAAGGCTAAAAGCTATAAACTGGACTTATTAAGCATGGATTCTATTAAAGATTGCGTGAGAGCTGTTATAAAAGATTATGGCAAGGTCGATGTGCTGATCAATTGTGCAGGCATAAACAAAAGAGAAGGTTTTTTGGATGTGGATGAAGCTACATATGACAGAATTATGAATATTAATCTAAAAGGGCTTTTCTTCCTTACACAAGAAGTTGTAAAACATATGATAAAAGAACACAGCGGAAACATAATAAACATATCTTCGCATAATGCTGTAGGTATGCTGGGAGGATGCAGCGTATACGGTGCCAGTAAAAGCGGAGTGGCCGCTTTGACACGCTCTATGGCCATTGAGTGGGCAAAGCATGGTATTAGGGCTAATGCAATTGCGCCGGGCCATATCCTGACTCCTCTTACCACCGAAACATGGGAGCATCCCGAGCGTAGCAGGTACTTAAAAGAACGGATTGCCATGGAAAGACCAGGCAATCCCGAGGAACTTGTTGGCATAGCCGTAATGCTGGCTTCCGATGCATCCAGCTATATGACCGGTACGATGGTGCATGTGGATGGCGGATGCTTGGCAGGCGGGTCGCCATGGCCATACAATACAAAATATTGA
- a CDS encoding FadR/GntR family transcriptional regulator: protein MGIQPIKKANVSEQVYEQLKKQLLNGEWKQGDKIPSENELAEAFNVSRITVRHAIQKLTALGLIETRVGEGSFVREVKPGVYMNAIIPLAYLGENSTLEVLEFRYVVESESVGLAAERATQEDIAELKEILKNMEDVKEDAQLFAEADLRFHFKIAQITRNSLIIETYNILNDILETAMNDIVKRLGFEIGIYYHTKLLEAIEHHDSEHAKKIMKEHVNKTIENYRKERLVE, encoded by the coding sequence ATGGGAATTCAGCCGATAAAAAAGGCAAATGTGAGCGAGCAGGTTTATGAACAATTAAAGAAGCAATTGCTGAACGGCGAATGGAAGCAAGGGGATAAAATTCCTTCGGAAAATGAATTGGCAGAGGCTTTTAACGTCAGCCGTATAACGGTACGTCATGCCATACAAAAGTTAACAGCCTTGGGATTAATAGAAACGAGGGTTGGAGAAGGTTCTTTTGTAAGAGAAGTGAAGCCCGGCGTGTATATGAACGCTATAATCCCATTGGCTTATCTTGGCGAAAATTCAACGCTGGAAGTACTGGAATTCAGATACGTGGTTGAATCCGAATCTGTAGGACTTGCGGCTGAGCGAGCGACGCAAGAGGATATTGCAGAATTAAAGGAAATATTAAAGAATATGGAAGATGTTAAAGAGGATGCCCAACTCTTCGCAGAAGCCGACCTGCGCTTTCATTTTAAAATAGCTCAAATTACAAGGAATTCCCTAATAATTGAAACATATAATATTTTAAACGATATTTTAGAAACAGCTATGAATGATATTGTAAAAAGATTAGGCTTTGAGATAGGCATTTATTATCATACAAAGCTGCTTGAAGCTATAGAGCACCATGATAGCGAGCACGCCAAGAAGATTATGAAAGAGCATGTTAATAAGACTATTGAGAATTATAGGAAAGAGAGACTTGTTGAATGA
- a CDS encoding zinc-dependent alcohol dehydrogenase: MKALMYYGPEDLRVTEVPEPVPLKNEALIKIKTCGICGSDVHGYLGITGRRIAPMVMGHEFSGEIVRFGEGTVCDYKIGDRVTVQPVDFCGECENCKNGYTNVCLNKRFFGVMDVNGAFEEYLAVPVKLLYKLPDNISFDEGALIEPLAVAYCGVKKAGDITGKNVLIAGGGTIGQMILSVVKAKNAKNIIVSDLSEFRLDMAKKLGATHVINPKDKNTDEFQRDIQNILDGRLVDVAFEAVGIAPTVTQALSSLKTQGTCIWVGNSAKMIELNMQDVVTKELKIFGTYIYTHEEFGETIDFLSETNLNLNTLISKEIDLEQAPAMFAELAKTTDKYLKVVVKF, encoded by the coding sequence ATGAAGGCATTGATGTATTATGGACCTGAGGACTTGCGAGTGACAGAGGTACCAGAACCTGTACCCTTAAAAAATGAGGCTTTGATAAAGATAAAAACTTGTGGTATTTGTGGCAGTGACGTGCATGGATATTTAGGAATAACGGGCAGAAGGATAGCGCCGATGGTGATGGGGCATGAATTTTCAGGCGAAATCGTGCGTTTTGGAGAAGGTACTGTGTGCGATTACAAGATTGGCGATAGGGTAACGGTGCAGCCGGTCGACTTTTGCGGTGAATGCGAGAATTGTAAAAACGGCTATACAAATGTATGCTTGAATAAAAGGTTTTTTGGCGTTATGGATGTCAACGGTGCTTTTGAAGAGTACCTAGCTGTACCAGTGAAGCTTCTATATAAGCTACCGGATAATATCAGCTTTGATGAAGGAGCATTAATAGAGCCATTGGCTGTTGCATACTGTGGCGTAAAGAAAGCAGGTGACATTACTGGCAAAAATGTGCTGATCGCAGGCGGCGGAACTATCGGACAAATGATATTGAGCGTTGTTAAAGCAAAGAATGCGAAGAACATCATCGTTTCTGATCTAAGCGAGTTTAGGTTAGATATGGCAAAAAAGCTCGGCGCCACGCATGTAATCAATCCTAAAGATAAAAATACAGATGAGTTCCAAAGAGACATTCAAAATATTCTGGATGGTAGACTTGTGGATGTGGCCTTTGAAGCGGTTGGAATAGCTCCCACTGTTACACAGGCTCTGAGCAGCCTTAAAACGCAAGGAACGTGCATATGGGTAGGCAATAGCGCAAAGATGATAGAACTTAATATGCAGGATGTAGTGACGAAAGAGCTTAAAATATTTGGTACTTACATTTATACCCATGAGGAATTCGGCGAAACTATTGATTTCCTTTCCGAAACAAACTTAAATTTGAATACCCTTATCTCAAAAGAAATTGATTTAGAACAGGCGCCGGCAATGTTTGCAGAATTAGCTAAGACAACGGATAAGTATCTGAAGGTAGTCGTGAAGTTTTAA
- a CDS encoding transketolase → MDKQELIKKLEEQAKVLRRDIVEIVGVGLPGHIGGSCSSADIVTALYFYKMHLDPKNPKKVDRDRFLFSKGHAAIVQYAALAELGYFDKSELKKCKSLGSMLQGHPDYRKTPGVEANTGSLGQGLSIGLGMALGLKLDNIDRKVYVIVGDGEIAEGQIWEAAMAASNFKADNLIAILDNNELQATGPIAERFNTNPLIPKWESFGWNVIEINGHDMGQIIDALDEADNVKGKPTIIVAHTIKGKGISFAENAVEYHNGALTQEAYEKALTELSC, encoded by the coding sequence ATGGATAAACAAGAATTGATAAAAAAATTAGAGGAGCAGGCCAAGGTTTTAAGAAGAGATATCGTTGAGATTGTTGGTGTAGGCTTGCCAGGCCATATAGGTGGCTCATGTTCTTCTGCAGATATTGTGACAGCTTTATACTTCTATAAAATGCACCTAGATCCTAAAAACCCGAAGAAGGTAGACCGTGACAGATTTTTATTTAGCAAAGGTCACGCAGCTATAGTGCAATATGCGGCATTGGCGGAACTCGGCTATTTTGATAAAAGCGAATTAAAAAAATGTAAATCATTGGGTTCTATGTTGCAAGGGCATCCCGATTATAGGAAGACTCCTGGCGTTGAAGCTAATACCGGTTCACTTGGACAGGGCCTATCCATTGGCCTCGGTATGGCATTAGGTCTCAAGCTGGACAATATCGATAGGAAGGTTTATGTAATTGTAGGCGATGGCGAAATTGCAGAAGGTCAGATTTGGGAAGCCGCTATGGCGGCCTCTAACTTTAAGGCGGATAACCTCATAGCTATATTGGATAATAATGAGCTTCAGGCCACCGGCCCTATAGCCGAAAGGTTCAATACTAATCCATTAATTCCCAAATGGGAAAGTTTTGGATGGAATGTGATTGAGATAAATGGCCATGATATGGGTCAGATAATCGATGCACTGGATGAGGCTGATAATGTGAAAGGCAAACCTACTATTATCGTTGCTCATACTATAAAAGGCAAGGGCATCAGCTTTGCTGAAAATGCGGTAGAATACCATAATGGTGCCTTAACGCAGGAAGCGTACGAGAAAGCATTAACGGAATTATCATGTTAA
- a CDS encoding transketolase family protein encodes MSYTNQRIAYGNALVQLGRENKNIVALEADLGKSTMSNMFQQEFPDRYFEMGIAEQNMASTAAGLSLTGKIPFIHSFAVFSTGRAFDQIRQTISIGRLNVNICGSSAGLSDFGDGSTHQSVEDIAIMRAIPNMTVFCPVDANETGKVVRAMAEIDGPCYIRINRNDYENVISEDTPFQVGMPTVLKDGSDIAVFTIGIMAIKALEAAKALEGKISLKVINVSTIKPLNTQVIIDMAKNCKAVITAEEHSIIGGLGSAIVQALSKECKPIEFIGINDTFGCSARGYDELLDYFGLTSEAIIQAAQRLNK; translated from the coding sequence ATGAGTTATACGAATCAAAGGATAGCTTATGGCAACGCACTTGTTCAATTAGGCAGGGAGAATAAAAATATAGTGGCGTTGGAAGCGGATCTTGGAAAATCAACTATGTCCAATATGTTTCAGCAGGAGTTTCCCGACAGATATTTTGAGATGGGTATTGCAGAGCAGAATATGGCATCTACTGCAGCAGGTCTATCCTTAACTGGCAAAATACCATTTATACACTCATTCGCAGTATTTTCAACGGGCAGGGCGTTTGACCAAATACGCCAAACGATATCCATAGGTAGGCTAAACGTCAACATTTGCGGTTCTTCCGCCGGTTTGTCGGATTTTGGCGATGGTTCGACCCATCAGTCGGTGGAAGATATAGCGATTATGAGAGCTATACCTAATATGACCGTATTTTGCCCGGTTGATGCCAATGAAACGGGTAAAGTGGTAAGGGCTATGGCGGAAATTGACGGGCCGTGTTATATCCGAATAAACCGCAATGATTATGAAAATGTTATATCAGAAGATACGCCATTTCAGGTTGGTATGCCTACTGTATTAAAAGATGGCAGCGACATAGCAGTTTTTACAATAGGCATAATGGCGATTAAAGCGTTGGAAGCGGCAAAAGCATTAGAGGGCAAAATTTCTCTCAAGGTCATCAATGTCAGCACCATTAAGCCGTTAAATACACAGGTGATCATTGATATGGCAAAAAATTGCAAAGCCGTTATTACAGCTGAAGAACACAGTATCATAGGCGGGCTGGGCAGTGCTATAGTGCAGGCCCTTTCTAAAGAATGTAAACCCATAGAATTTATTGGTATAAACGATACTTTTGGTTGCAGTGCGCGGGGCTACGACGAATTACTAGATTATTTCGGTCTCACATCAGAGGCTATTATTCAAGCAGCACAAAGATTAAACAAATAA